Part of the Pseudarthrobacter sp. NBSH8 genome is shown below.
GCTGGGCCTGCAGTTATCGGCCACCCAGTGGGGCACGGCCATTGCCGCGGAAGCGCTCCAGTCTGGCGGCCCCACGTACGCCAGCGGGCAGCGGACCCTTCGCGACGCCGACGAAATCGCGCAGGCGATCCTCGGACGCTGAAGCCTGCCGCTATTTCTTCAAGGGAATTTACTTACGCGATGACCTTGAACATCGCTCCGGTGGGGTCGGCCAGCGAGGCGAGGCGGCCGAACGGAGAATCCTCCGGCCCGTCAATGACGGTGGCTCCGAGCGAAACAGCCTTCTCAATCGAGGCGTCCGCATCCTCCACGTTGAAGTAGACCTGCCACTTGGACGGAACGTCAGCGGGCAGGTACCCGGAGGCGTCCAGGATGCCCGCCCTGGCGGAGTCCCCGGCGCCCAGGGTGGTGTACCGGAAATCCGGTGTATCGCTCATAACGTCAGTGTCCCAGCCGAACACGTCCTGGTAGAACTTCACGGCGGCGTCGTAGTCCTTGGTGTGGAGCTCGTGCCACGCGGCAGCGCCGGGTTCTGCCACAAGCTCGTACCCCTTCATCTCGCGCGGCTGCCACGCACCGATGGCCGCGCCGGCGGCGTCGCCGAAGATGGCCATGCGGCCCTGTTCCGGAACATCCATGGGCGGCATGTAGACCTGGCCGCCGTTGGCCGCGACGGCGGACGCGGTGGCCTCGGCGTCGTCCGAACGCAGGTAGGTGG
Proteins encoded:
- a CDS encoding VOC family protein, which gives rise to MPSPEISPGAPCWIDLMTSDIATARQFYGELFGWEYETGDAEKYGGYTTARKNGKTVAGLMQKDADQAGMPDVWSTYLRSDDAEATASAVAANGGQVYMPPMDVPEQGRMAIFGDAAGAAIGAWQPREMKGYELVAEPGAAAWHELHTKDYDAAVKFYQDVFGWDTDVMSDTPDFRYTTLGAGDSARAGILDASGYLPADVPSKWQVYFNVEDADASIEKAVSLGATVIDGPEDSPFGRLASLADPTGAMFKVIA